Within Porites lutea chromosome 2, jaPorLute2.1, whole genome shotgun sequence, the genomic segment AGGATATAAGAAAAGGAGTCCGTCATTTGGAGACACTTACCGACACAAGAGAATCCTGCAGATCTGGGGAGTCAAGGCGGACCAGTTAACAAAGAGAATGTGCTATGGTGGGAAGCACCAAATTGGCTGAAGGATCCAGCTAACTGGCCCCCAGATATTGTATCAACTGCTACCCCAGAGTCTGAGGCAGACGCGAAAGCAACCAAGCAAGTGTTCGCCTTAGCTATGAATGGAACAGAATCGGATGTGTTTGATGAGTTGCTATCGAAGGGAAGCCTTTGGCACTGTTTGAGGGTAGGAGCGTGGGTCCAAAGGTTCATCAACAACACAAGGAACTCCGAGCAAAAGAGGAAGACAGGTGCTCTCACCACAGAGGAGATAAACTACCAGAAGCTTCTCTGGGagaagaaaacacaaaagaagtgTGCCGGATTGGAACAGTTCGAAGACGATAAGCTGAAACTTAACCTGCAGATGAATCATGATGGTGCTTTGGAATGTCACGGAAGGATCCAAGGTGATTACCCAGTCTACCTACCTGACAGTGAGATATACACTGAGAAGCTCGTGCAGCATGCCCATGAAGCCACTATACATGGGGGAGTGAGCTTAACCATGGCCAAAGTGCGAGAGACACATTGGGTCCCCAGATTGCGCCAGCTCGTCAAACGCCTAATTAAGCGCTGTTACGGATACAAGAGGTTTCATGCTGTTGCAAACTACAACCCCCCTCCAGGAAACCTACCTCAGGATCGTACTGTGGGAACTACGCCCTTTCAGGTCGTCGGGGTTGACTATGCGGGTCCAGTAAAGTACCGTGTTAGCAGAAACAGAGAGGGAAAAGCCTACATAGTCCTGTACGCTTGCAGCCTGAGCCGTGCCTTGTACCTCAAACTGACGAAAACCATGGAGACAGAAGAGTTTATCAGTACCTTGAAGCGATTTATCGCAAGGAAAGGCCGCCCAGAAAAGATTTACTCGGATAACGGTCGAACGTTTGTAGGTGCAGCAAAGTGGCTACGAAATGTGATGCAAGATGAACGACTGCACGATTTCCTTGCCAAGCTGAACATCAAGTGGCAGTTCAGCCTCACCAAAGCACCATGGTGGGGTGGGCAATTCGAGAGAATGATTGGCCTTGTCAAGCAAGCCTTCAACAAAAGCGTTGGAAATGGAACTCTCACCTGGAGCGAACTGCAAGATGTCTTGCTGAACGTGGAAGTAGCACTGAATAGCCGACCTCTCAGCTACGTGGAAGAAGATGTATAGCTGCCTGTGCTAACCCCAAACATGCTGCAGTTTGGTCGTCCTACCCTACTTCCTGAAGACCACAATCAAGAGAACCCTGATCTTCCAAAGCGAGCGAGGTATCTAGCAAAGTGCAAGGATGTGGTATGGGGGAGGTGGTCTACTGAGTACCTAAGAAGCCTTCGTGAAAGACACAACCTCAAACACAACAAGCAAAGGCAACTATCTCTATCAAGGGGAGACGTCGTTATAATCAAGGGTGAAGAGAAGAACCGCGGGCACTGGAAGCTAGGAATCGTCGCTCGTTGATCTggaattgggtatggttttttaggtaactacgggagtgtataaacgtatttgttgtttcaattccaaatgaaaaatGTCAAAGAAACAGTAATAAGTGAATttaaaatggattttaagaaatcttgtTTGAGCTTTAGTCTAAATTCTACCGATACatagtctgaaaacgggtgtggaaaataacattttttagtCTGAAACAGGGTTGggattcggagaaccgggcggcacatgCCCACCAAAAATTCCCAGGAATACCTCCCCTCCCCGGGACCTACCAAGTATCTAAGAGAATTACGCTATCTTATATTAACAGAAAACTTGTTCCAATTTTGCGGGAGCAACTACCTACATACCCATGGAGCCATGGGAACGAAGATGGCCGTTGCTTTTGCTCACATTTTCATGGCCAGAATAGACAACTAAACATTGAGTTGTATTGAACCATACCCTGGTCACCAGTGGATTTTTCTCACGTGCGGCGGGATGCTTTGGATCTTTGGCCGAAGGGAGAAGTCGCTAGAGGCGAAGCTGTGACAAAAAACGCgagaaaaaagctttttgcCTGGGTCATCATACCGGAAACTGTGCATAAAATGTCTCTGGGCACAAAGGGTAATTGACCGCTGTTTTGGAAaagatataaaataatattgacgGTGTGTCTTTCCTATGGAAGACAAGTCTGAAAATAGAGAGCTTAAATCGTGGAAAAGGCAAATAACTTTCACACTATAGCTACTATCAAATTCACCACTGAGATATCAGAAACAGAGATCACTTTCTGGGACACAAAAGTGTACAAAGGGGTTAGATTCAACAAGGAACCAATCCTAGACATGCTGAACACATTATAAACCAGTTATGAGCCCATGAGCCAACAGAAGCCTTTCACGCACTCGTGTCAACCACCAGGTGTGAAGGAATGCTTCATTAAATGACAAGTGCTCAGGCATCTAAGGACTGATTCCTCTCAAACCACTTTTgaggaaatatcaaaaatttcaaaatcacCCAATAGAAAGAGGCTACCCTGTTCCTATTGTGAAAAAGTACCTCTCTGAGTAAAAATTCGCCAACAGGAAAACAGCCCTTCAGCAGAGCAACAAATCTGCACCTAAAAAACTACTACCTTTTGTCACACAATACCACCTGGCTTTACTCAGACTGCGGAAAATACTACGGGAAAATGGcaccttatacaaaaccagcaacgactaagagaaatctttaagtTGCCTCCCATCATATCATATCCCAAGGGAAAATCCCTTAAGGACCTATTAGTTAGAGCGAAGCCATGAAGGACAGATAAGTTCCTTTATGCCTTATTGCAGGAGTTGTGTTGCGACTGTTGTTATCAAGTTTTAAACCTGGGGACCTGAGATGCATCAAAGTTTGATTCTATGCTTTCTCGATTAAGTTCCAACCAAGGGAGTCCCAGGAGACCCAGAGGGATTGCAGTGTGTACTTCATTTTCCCTGTTCCCCCATCCCTTGTCTTGATGCAAGTTAAAGAAAAGCCATAAAATGACCTTCTAGTTGATATCTCGCTATTCCCaacataattttcattttctccctcccccctaCATTTTTCAACCTGAGTTCTCCTTCCTCCCTACTTCTTCCGGGTCATTTCTCCCTCCTTTCTACTATGTACCTCCCCCCTCTttaaattgaagagacttgcactttcatgaacatttccagcttgaaatatcatctaagtgtgatataaaagcagaaaacagttcTCCCTTGTGTAAATTTCTGAAGGGGAGAAAGGGGCTACAGCCAATGGGATCTAATGCTGACCTGTCAAGTGAATCCCAGTTGTATGAGGTGGATATCAGGGGGATTTTTCGTTGAGAACGACTTTACCCAGGGGACTTTGTCTTATTCCCCGCCCCGGGGGAAAATCCTCAACTTTGCTCCACCCATTTTACAATCCTCCTAGTCAGGCCCGGGGGTCTACCGCTGGGGCAAGCCGATGACATATGCATATTTTAAGTACCGTATTACCCCCAGTTTCCGCATAGTTATCCGTTTAATATTGTTGGACCGTGCCTAATATAAGGGTGTGATCTCTACTACCAGACTATTATAGTGTTATTTTACCTTCCTGCCTTCCGCGGTCGTCACTTTGGTTTGTACGGACCTTAATTTCCCAGAAGAAAATCTTTCTATATCGCGAAGAAAGCTCATTTTATTAGCCTCGTTTGCATGATTGCTCGCTACGTTCGGGTATGCCTGGGAGCTAGAAGATACGCCTGGTAGATTTTGTCACGTCACGCTTAGCAAAAGTGTTTCAGGTTcaatcacaggtagcccaagctcgaaatatgagcatcggcgagcatcggcattgttgcgtaacattcaaaatataaggatttgtatgggaaaaaaaactttcgtttctgtaacctacgaaaatgaaaggatttcaaaaaaaaacagcttaccttacttaaaatgtgtgttcaatctctcctgtgtggtccacgggccgatttatggccgttttatgggtttttatgttaacggttttctctctatataaaggtttacctttatatagagagaaaaccgttaacataaaaacccataaaacggccataaatcggcccgtggaccacacaggagagattgaacacacattttaagtaaggtaagctgttttttttttgaaatcctttcattttcgtaggttacagaaacgaaagttttttttcccatacaaatccttatattttgaatgttacgcaacaatgccgatgctcgccgatgctcatatttcgagcttgggctacctgtggttcaATCTTTATGAGCTAGGCTGATTTTCTTTAAGCTATGGCAGGTTCTTTGTCTATGCGACACACTGGGCTAAACTTTGTATGTATTGCGAGACAGTCGAAGGCCCTAGCCGTTCCGCTTAGAAATTATACTCCCAAAACTGAATTGCACTCTGTCCAAACTCCTGCGAGAAATGGATTTTTCATGTTGCCCAACTTAAGTATTGTAAGGCCACTGCATTCTTCGGTCATAAAACACAGCAACAGTTCGTGGAAAGGAAACGCAGCGGCTCAGGAGGGAAATGAGAATAAACTTTCTCTGAGGGACAGATTGAAGTCAGTCGTTCAAGAGTATGGAACCACTGCAATAGTGTTTCATGTTTCCATATCTCTCACTTCACTTGGGTTATGTTATGCCGCTGTGAAAAGGTTAGTTGCCTTTTAtgtttcattctattttttaaaaagcttttaccTGTAGTTGTGGACTTTGCataaaatttaaatataaaGCCTCTTGCTCAAAAGGAAATATAAGGAGAATTTACCTACCTTGTTTTGCAAACAGGTTCACTGggataagtaatatttatttaaagagAAACAAGTAGGCtgcattatttgtttaaaaagtCTTATCTTCATGTCCTAGTGGAATCGATGTTCAAGCAGCTCTCCACAGTATTGGTGTAAGTCCAAAAGTCAGTGATTCTTCTGTTGCAACAGAGGCAAGTACATTTGTTGTGGCATATGCTTGTCATAAAGTGTTTGCTCCAGTGAGAATGTTAATGACGATTACATGTACCCCACTGATTGTCAGAAAGCTACGCAGAATGGGATTTATGAAGGAACCCGTCAAACAGTAAATGCTGATTGTTATAAAAATAAACTGTGCAACAGTGATTgcattttgtttaggatagtgCTAGATGTATACCTTGATGCTTTGCATTTTGGTACATACATTTAATTTTATATCCATCACTGTTTTCCTCCCCTTtggggatagttgtataataTCATGCAAAAAGAGCagtttaagaacattgaaagtCTCCATTGAAAGTTTGTTGTACAAAGATAGGAGAGACAAAGCTGTTTGCCAAGAAATTTTCCAACAGGTTCAGGAGGTAAACTTCAGATACCCAAGTAATAAATAAGGcacctgggccgagttgttcaaagctgggttaagataaccaagggttagtgcgagatttgaattcaaatttgaaagcttaaaaggcatttcagttttaattctttttgtctacaagtttatgattgaaagctctaaatATAACAGGGAAAtttatctgagaaaatgcttttgaacacaagaaagagaagcccgggttaaatttaaccctgggttaagggCTAAtgggccttcgaacaactgggccctggagtTCAGTTCAGTAAACTAAACATAAATACCAGGGGTATAATGAATTACTTTGATCCTGACGGAACACTGGTTCATTTCCTGAGCTTAGTGCACCTTATATGATAAACTCAAGCAAGTGTACACTCACAAAGATAAGTGGAACCGTAGATGATGATTGATTACTTTATTATAGTAGAAAGTATTAATAATAGTCATCACTAATTTAAACTAGGTATGCAACAAAAATGCTAGAAACATTCATCATTCTTGCTATTAAAGCCTAGCTAAGTTCTATTTTAGTTtattaaactttatttatgtcAAAACAAGTTGCCAGTAAAATAATCTAGTCAAGAACAAATAGACTTGTTGTCATCATGTTTAacatttttctacaaaaaagacATTTCCAAGACACATTTGTGTCCTTAACATGTATCTGTCTGGACTTACTGGCACAATAAAGACAGTTGCTAAGTAATGTGGGCCATATTTACTTTGCTAATGGGAGCTGTTGCAATATTTATATGAATTCTCTCCTTGTTCAACTTGAACAGAAAGAGCGACTTCTCTGTTTCAGTGGAAGTGGAATGTATTTTGGCACCCTTCTATTTACATGGGTAGGGATAATACAACCATACATCTATTTGCACAAATTTAAATGTACATTAATCTATTGAACTCATGCTTTGTTGCTATACTGGTGGAGGGTGCAGCATTGTTGGAGGTTGCGCATTGTTTCTGATCCAAGGATGAGCTAGAACGCCACTCAAAGGCAGCCTTTTTCTGGGGTCATGAACTAGAAGCTGTgtagaaacaagaaaacaaccaTAGTGTTTGTTACATGTAATTCTTGTAATTCATATTATTTCCTGTAATCTGAAAAAGATGGGCAATACAATCAACTGTACGTCTTTTAATGGACACCTGGGCCTGATAGTTAGTCTCTACCTTTCTTCAATCATTTTCTGTAATTATAAGGTCAACACCTTTTTAAGATCGACACTCAGCGTCAAGCCCTGTGGTGTTTGCCTTATCTAGTTGACAGTTTTAGTAATATGAAGTTACAAGAATGAGATGTTgttgtaaataattataaatgtCTGTTCTCACCCTGGAAATAAGGTCCCTAGCCCCTTCAGACACATGGTCAGGAAACTTGAGGTCAACCTAAGAAAAAAGACACATTTTCATTGTCATTTGAAGGGTACATGTCCATGTATTTATCATAGTCATTTCTACCCTGTTTATATTGTTAAAacctatttcaaaaacatttcttgctGACAACTGTTGTATGAAGCAGAAACAGAGAAAAGAACTCATCAAAAAGAAAGATCTTTTTACTAGTTCATATTCAGTCTCCTTGTGAGAGTCAAGAATACATAACATAATGGCAGAAATTTTAATAATGCACATGGTTTACATGTATGGCAGTGTgtaaagaaagttgtgtccaatagcctggggctagtaaattttgctatcgggctagtgaattctgtttttaacttgcccgacgggcaagtgatgttttttttgaggaattcgaataacagaagaactgtgaaatcaattctgctcatcaaaaagcttttggggctagttgaaatgacatctgggctagtaaatacTAGCTTCAGCTtacccaaatggcaagctgtaaaaatgattttctttgcaccctgtatgGTGACATTCTTTCCATGTTCATCATGATTGCAAAGTAAAAAAGGGGTTTTACATAATCTATTTTTTGTGGCAAAGAACAAGttttgaaatatttaatatCCAACTTGCCTGTCTTAACACTCAACAAAGGAAGAAAGTCCCCCTCACACAAGTATTGTGCAGGGGACAGGGCCAACAAGAAACTAAGGTACTGGAAGATCTTGCAACAATAAATATTATGAGTCTTAAATTATATTGTGATAATGCTATCTGGATTGTGTGTGGAGGATGTTAATGATAAACAATGCTGTGTTTAGTTTGTTTTCTGCGACCGATGAGGaaacaccttacgagcagctcctacactacTGGTCTGCTCACCCTTGAAATTCTGCGATACGTTTCTTGATGACCTTCAGCTTCAAAAGGTGGTTTTCCAACCAGAAATTCATAACATAAGACACCCAGACTCCAAAGGTCAACCTGGAACAAAGTATTGGTGTTGAATTATATACAGGTAGCCTGCAGAGACAGATGCATTTCTGGtcattgctatttttgggtggaGACGGAGAAGCGATGAccagaaatacgtctgtgttCACAGGCTTGTAATTATAAAGCCAACATGATATAGAATTTGCATTCAAGCCACAGGCTGGGAGTTTCCTTTTTAAGAGTGCAATACACATTTCACAGAATTTCCACTTTATTTATACAGTGAAAAAAGTATTGACCAGAGTTTCTTTGggactgtctttttttttttacattaaatGGAGAATACAGGTATCAAGAACCTGTTGACCAACTTATATTAATAGTATCTACTGTGGGAACAATATATGTAGTTagaaaggttaaaaacaaactttatttaccTTTTCATCATGCTCTTTGCCTTCAATCATCTCTGGGGGAAGATAGTCCAGAGTCCCACAAAGTGTTGTCCGTCTGAAATTTTATGTGGTACATTATTTCAGGcaaaaaaatttcttataattaaaaataagtcAACATGTCTGGAATATAATAAATGTACATGGCATCTATCAGTGCAAATTACCTTGTCATTAaattacagcaaggagcccaaaagtcTGATCTCCTTTAATTaactcacattctttcatgcagacattaaccaatcagaagtcgaggacagtttccagctggcttctgattggattaaatctgtacaagagacaacctcgttcccagggttttcttctacccgccctacggagctcCGTAGggtgggtaggagagaaccctgggaacgaggttgtacaagagaatgtgaataaatcaaaagtggtcacacttttgggctccttgctgtaatacttgaaaataaattaatttaatattGGTAATGTAAAAGTTGCTGTTATTTTGATGTTTAAGGAAAGAGAACAGGGGTTTGTTTACCTGGATGAAGGTGCATGGACGGACCatccaaaatctgcaattttaAGGTCTCCCTGCAAGCCcaagtaaattataaatgctCTCAATATCCCAAATAGTATTATTTTGATATCTTTATTAAACAAAGGGGTGGAAGCATTACTACCAGTGACCCGCTAGTTTTTATAATGGCCCCCCACAGAACTacaagtgaaaaagaaaaataaagaaataaatatttttcttaactACAatcaaacctctattaagtgacCCTCTATCAAATTCCAGATTTATACTTGCCATATTTACCATAAATTTTTATCCCTGTTTGGATTTCCCAAATGGCTCTTTTTATTATAACTTATCTCACAGTCACCATATTACATAACTAAATCAATTATTAAATGGACCCTGGGTGGAcagagaagaagaagatgagTTTAACCCAGAACTCTTGAAAGCAACAGGTTATTAAGATCCCTGATGGTGTCAAATGCAGAGGACATGGCTGAACAGCTGAAAGGCTTTGCAGTTTTATGATCACGAACAACTCTTGCTGGTGCTAAGCAAAGTCAGTGACTTGCTTTACCAAATTCAGCAGCTGCAAGCTACTTGGAAAACAACTTTTAGAAATTTAAAGAGAAGACATGTAACATTGCCAAACCTTTAGTCCAAGAAGTAAGTTTTCTGGTTTGATGTCTCTGTGAATCACTTTCTTTGAATGACAATACTTCAGAGCATCAGCCAACTGGCGAATATACTGCAGGTGAAATCATTCAAATCAAAACACAACTTACTCATGACTATaatgatattaattttattattaatcagattgaatgaatgaataatactaaataataataataatcttttatTAGGAAGGTTTCATCACATTGGTGGTTTAAAGAAAGGTCCAAACCAAGactaaaaatactaaataaGCCTAGGTTAGATTATATACAGTAAAATGAAAGatgtccagaaaaaaaaatacacatattcagtagaacctcgataactcaaacttgGATAACTTGAATTCTCCTCTAACTCAAagctaaatttcctttcctttgatcaaaatttcactgaaatttaccctgaTAACTCGATTTACTGTGGGTTGTACTGTACATATAATACTAAATTTAAAATCGGTAAAAGGCTACACTTGTAATACAAAAGaaagaattcattttttttaaaaaaatcaatctAAACATGTATTACTTTTCCAGACAACAAATTGCAGCAAGAAATAACCAACACTTAACATTCAAAAACTGGTACTTACATTTGATGATGTTTTTTCATCAAATCTCTCCATCTTTGTTAACTCTTTATAGAGCTCGCCTTTTGGAGCATACTCCAAAATCAGATAAACTCTTGTTTTATCATAGAAGTATCCAAACAAACGGAGAATATTATGATGTCTATAAAAAAATGGAAGTTCAGAAATTGTTAATACACTAAGCAATTAAAGTATACTATAGTAATTACCTTACAGGGTAAGAGAAAAATTTTCCGATCCACTTGCCCTTCAGGGAAGCACTACATGTACATTAAATTTGATTGTCTAAACCGAAGAGATCTTgtaaagtccaaaaagttaattttaGCTCGAAACTAAAAAACAATCGGGTATTTGATGTTTTTAATCACGTTATTACCCTTGTTTTTGGCTTAAGCCTAATAGTAAATACGGAGCtctcaaaaacaaatgaaatgacCATTGAATGGCGAAGTTGTATGAGGTTTGCATTTATGACTTTTAAGATGAATTTTAATTCTACTGTAATTTGAAGacaatcttttttttctaattattaGAAATGTGCTTGTCCCACAGACCAGTCATGTCAAAGGTTTACATGTCCGAACTACATGTAAGCTTCTTCCTGTCCCGGACAATTGGACAAAGGTTTTTGCATTAAGacccaagagtgaccaaagtCAATTTTGTCCCAACAAAATCACTAAATAATCAAAGCAAAATGTTGTGAGAATTAGCAAAATAATCACCGGGACGCAGTTCCTGAAAGGCCGTTTAGCGTTAATCCAGgataaaaattttgttccgtttttatattttaccttaatttctatgtattgcttagagtaacattttgtgttgaCTTTACTGTATCTCGGAGTAAAGGCTCAATGGTATGTTGTAAGTTCAAGTTGGATATTCTTAGAtgagaaaaccttgcttaaagtttggcttaatcctgggttaaagtAAACCATCTTTCAAGGGAACCCGGCCCTGATGGGAAAAGCTTTGATatacaaacaaattctcttaaccaattcttcaaggaaatgtgtggagatcagtctggagaattttgtatttggatattggggcttagggggttaaaacaaaaataaattgtaagACTTTAGGTTCTTTATGTAAAATGGCTATATAGTGGTTTGACTTGAATGCAAACATGTATGTGCT encodes:
- the LOC140927935 gene encoding aurora kinase C-like; this encodes MEIPKANANPQRVALKETQDLKVRLQQIQLSTSNSQVCQKGQNATLFTCNGSHKTLPGGQLNQKKEAGYKASEKPEQCSSVQKQNYISAQRTDHLVAPTGHKKDENKENEPKDGGKPKSARACWCLDDFDIGKPLGKGKFGNVYLAREKKSKYIVALKVLFKSQLEKNHVEHQLRREIEIQSHLRHHNILRLFGYFYDKTRVYLILEYAPKGELYKELTKMERFDEKTSSNYIRQLADALKYCHSKKVIHRDIKPENLLLGLKGDLKIADFGWSVHAPSSRRTTLCGTLDYLPPEMIEGKEHDEKVDLWSLGVLCYEFLVGKPPFEAEGHQETYRRISRVDLKFPDHVSEGARDLISRLLVHDPRKRLPLSGVLAHPWIRNNAQPPTMLHPPPV
- the LOC140927945 gene encoding protein FAM210B, mitochondrial-like, producing the protein MAGSLSMRHTGLNFVCIARQSKALAVPLRNYTPKTELHSVQTPARNGFFMLPNLSIVRPLHSSVIKHSNSSWKGNAAAQEGNENKLSLRDRLKSVVQEYGTTAIVFHVSISLTSLGLCYAAVKSGIDVQAALHSIGVSPKVSDSSVATEASTFVVAYACHKVFAPVRMLMTITCTPLIVRKLRRMGFMKEPVKQ